In Schizosaccharomyces osmophilus chromosome 2, complete sequence, the following proteins share a genomic window:
- a CDS encoding peptidase, giving the protein MESIDKTATKAAWVYNTNGQFRDVLKLDKEFPSETSEDFKPDDILVDVVAMSINPVDYKLMQTYKFIGKGLKFPFVPGLDFAGKIVATGPDVRGLKVGDHVWGKQAIHRYRLQGGTLTTRVLTDTKCIYPLPESISFNDAAGFGVAGLTAWEGLVEHMKIKPGQKVVVLGGSGGVGTFAIQIAKALGAEVTSISSTTNLQLCKSLGAAHTIDYKSENVVARLAEIGPYDYVFDLINDNGLYNTSSKFLKPEGTFFGVASDFSFSFIASALSRKFRPKILGGSSHSYYDLRLKSEPKTIKEFTEFVVENGIKTVTDSVYSFDHALDAFERLTSHRAKGKIIIKMD; this is encoded by the coding sequence ATGGAGTCAATTGACAAGACAGCCACTAAAGCCGCTTGGGTTTATAACACTAATGGGCAATTTCGAGATGTCCTTAAGCTTGATAAAGAGTTCCCAAGCGAAACCAGCGAAGATTTTAAGCCTGACGACATTCTGGTAGATGTTGTAGCTATGAGCATCAATCCCGTAGATTACAAGCTCATGCAAACTTATAAATTCATAGGTAAGGGACTTAAGTTTCCTTTCGTTCCCGGTCTTGACTTTGCTGGAAAGATCGTGGCTACGGGCCCTGACGTTAGGGGTTTGAAAGTAGGTGATCATGTTTGGGGAAAACAGGCCATACATCGTTATAGGCTCCAAGGAGGAACACTGACAACTCGTGTTCTTACTGATACCAAATGCATATATCCTCTTCCTGAATCCATTAGCTTCAATGATGCAGCTGGCTTTGGCGTCGCTGGTCTCACTGCTTGGGAGGGCTTGGTGGAGCATATGAAAATTAAGCCTGGCCAAAAGGTAGTCGTTCTCGGAGGTAGTGGTGGTGTCGGAACGTTTGCTATTCAGATTGCAAAGGCTCTCGGCGCGGAGGTAACCAGCATCAGCTCAACAACAAATCTGCAGTTGTGCAAATCTTTAGGAGCAGCTCATACCATTGATTACAAATCCGAAAACGTTGTTGCTAGGTTGGCCGAGATCGGTCCTTACGATTATGTTTTTGACTTGATTAATGACAATGGTCTGTACAACACATCctctaaatttttgaagccGGAGGGTACTTTCTTCGGTGTTGCTTCTGACTTTAGTTTCAGTTTTATAGCTAGCGCTTTATCTCGCAAATTTAGACCTAAAATTCTGGGTGGCAGCTCCCATTCTTACTATGATTTGCGCCTTAAGTCAGAACCAAAAACTATTAAGGAGTTTACAGAATTTGTTGTCGAAAATGGAATTAAAACTGTTACTGATAGCGTTTACAGTTTCGATCATGCCCTTGATGCCTTCGAACGTTTGACTT